Proteins encoded together in one Shewanella acanthi window:
- a CDS encoding ABC transporter permease gives MLHIKPILSGLLRSKSGPLLLLMQMILSVAIVANASFIITERLNLMARESGVEEAQVFDFTIYHFDKSTDLVAQNIRDLDILRTLPGVIDASPTSMVPLSGGGWSSNFKLSPEKDSKSSPNSAMYLGDEHFINTLGVKLIEGRNFYPQEITNEFTESGGKMLVSKALAEKIWPDESPLGKRLYMGTQQFEIIGVIERLQHAWVDNDNLEFSTVMSVDLTSEFKHYLVRAKASDIEHLKVKIPEVLHKDNQSRVIEGFKTIAERRIEAYRDHELMATVLTMMVILLLLITSLGVTGMVMFNIQRRTKQIGTRRALGAKKRDIISYFLVENYLLCLVGGTIGVLLAIQLGKQLMNFYSLPMLELSYPLLTVVGLFMVTTLAVYMPARKAAKISPATATRSV, from the coding sequence ATGCTACATATCAAACCAATTCTGAGTGGTTTACTGCGAAGCAAAAGCGGCCCCTTGCTGCTGTTAATGCAGATGATCTTATCGGTCGCCATTGTGGCAAACGCCAGTTTTATTATCACGGAACGCTTAAATTTGATGGCCCGTGAGTCAGGGGTTGAAGAGGCACAAGTCTTCGACTTTACGATTTATCACTTTGACAAATCGACGGATCTCGTTGCACAAAATATCCGTGATTTAGATATTCTGCGCACTCTGCCAGGGGTAATCGATGCATCGCCGACTTCCATGGTGCCGCTCAGTGGTGGTGGCTGGTCGAGTAACTTTAAGTTATCGCCAGAGAAGGACTCTAAGTCGAGTCCAAACTCGGCCATGTATTTAGGCGATGAGCACTTTATCAATACCTTAGGCGTTAAACTTATCGAAGGACGCAACTTCTACCCGCAGGAGATCACCAACGAATTTACTGAGTCCGGTGGTAAAATGCTTGTTTCTAAGGCCTTAGCGGAAAAAATTTGGCCCGATGAATCGCCGCTGGGCAAGCGCCTCTACATGGGGACTCAGCAGTTTGAGATTATTGGGGTGATTGAACGTCTGCAACATGCTTGGGTAGATAACGATAACCTCGAGTTTAGTACCGTGATGTCAGTCGATTTAACCTCGGAGTTTAAGCATTACCTGGTACGTGCTAAGGCCAGTGATATAGAACATCTTAAGGTAAAAATCCCTGAGGTTTTGCATAAAGATAACCAGAGCCGCGTGATTGAAGGCTTTAAAACCATCGCCGAGCGCCGGATTGAGGCTTATCGAGACCACGAACTGATGGCAACAGTATTGACTATGATGGTGATATTGTTGCTGCTTATCACCTCCCTAGGCGTAACGGGGATGGTGATGTTTAATATTCAGCGCCGTACTAAACAAATTGGAACTCGCCGCGCCCTTGGTGCTAAAAAGCGCGACATTATCAGTTACTTCCTGGTTGAGAATTATCTGTTGTGTCTAGTGGGAGGAACCATCGGTGTGCTGCTGGCCATTCAATTAGGGAAACAGCTGATGAACTTCTACAGTTTACCTATGCTGGAACTGAGTTATCCGCTGCTCACTGTCGTAGGCTTGTTTATGGTCACTACGCTGGCCGTGTATATGCCAGCGCGCAAAGCGGCTAAAATCTCCCCTGCAACGGCAACACGTAGCGTTTAA
- a CDS encoding ABC transporter permease encodes MFFYYLDLAWRSIKKTPMLSALMVMAISIGIGITITTLNIYKMMSINPAGEKSSQLYAVQLWSQGPDTWDRFDSQITYQDGFNLLRSEVPTYQTSMFRTGGAVQTDDPNLLPAMQSVRVTNNDFFQLFAIDFQYGQAWDDSVDTSPRYEVVLSDELNQTLFAGKNSVGKTVYFNAKAYQVVGVLKPWAPSPNYHDLNNGSFGESDKMYVPYSLAPIEEYQSWGNTNGWNYESVDTYAKRLTSEKHWTQYWVQLDTPAQVEEYRQWLNNYIEQQKKLGRFTSPKAAAQFLDVAQWLDFNKVVPKDNKILVGLSSLFLLVCLVNMLGLLLSKFLRRAPEIGVRRAIGASQGQIFAQHMVEVSLMGLLGGLLGLGWAWGSLLLLTKKFELQASLTHLDASMWVIAPVIAIVAAILAGIYPAWRVCTTNPSVYLKSQ; translated from the coding sequence ATGTTCTTCTATTACTTAGACTTAGCTTGGCGTAGCATCAAAAAAACGCCCATGCTCTCGGCCTTGATGGTGATGGCGATTTCCATCGGTATCGGGATTACCATTACGACCCTTAACATCTACAAAATGATGTCAATTAACCCCGCGGGTGAGAAATCGAGCCAGCTCTATGCGGTGCAGCTCTGGAGCCAAGGGCCTGATACTTGGGATAGATTCGATTCGCAAATTACCTACCAAGATGGTTTTAATTTGCTAAGAAGCGAAGTTCCAACCTATCAAACCTCGATGTTCCGTACTGGCGGCGCTGTGCAGACTGACGATCCCAATCTATTGCCCGCGATGCAATCGGTGCGGGTGACCAATAATGATTTCTTTCAGTTATTTGCGATTGATTTCCAATATGGTCAGGCTTGGGATGATAGCGTAGATACGTCACCTCGTTATGAGGTGGTGTTGTCGGATGAACTAAACCAAACCCTGTTTGCGGGTAAAAATAGCGTCGGCAAAACGGTGTATTTCAACGCTAAAGCCTATCAGGTGGTTGGGGTACTTAAACCCTGGGCGCCGAGTCCGAATTATCATGACCTCAATAACGGCTCTTTTGGTGAAAGCGACAAGATGTACGTGCCCTATTCATTAGCGCCTATCGAGGAGTATCAGAGCTGGGGGAACACCAATGGTTGGAATTATGAGTCGGTGGATACCTATGCTAAACGCTTAACTTCGGAAAAACACTGGACCCAGTATTGGGTGCAATTAGATACGCCAGCCCAAGTGGAAGAGTATCGCCAATGGTTAAATAACTATATCGAACAGCAGAAAAAACTTGGCCGTTTCACTTCGCCTAAAGCTGCCGCGCAATTTTTGGATGTCGCCCAATGGTTGGACTTTAACAAAGTCGTGCCTAAGGATAACAAGATCCTTGTAGGCTTGAGTTCGTTGTTCCTATTAGTTTGTCTCGTCAATATGTTAGGTCTGCTGCTATCTAAGTTCCTGCGCCGCGCTCCCGAGATTGGTGTACGCCGCGCGATTGGTGCTAGCCAAGGGCAAATTTTTGCTCAGCATATGGTTGAAGTGTCTCTAATGGGTCTTCTCGGTGGCTTATTAGGGCTTGGCTGGGCATGGGGCTCCCTTTTACTGCTTACTAAAAAGTTTGAGCTGCAGGCATCACTCACGCACCTCGATGCCAGCATGTGGGTTATTGCGCCTGTGATTGCGATTGTTGCCGCGATTCTGGCGGGAATTTATCCGGCATGGCGCGTATGTACCACTAATCCAAGTGTCTATCTTAAGAGCCAATAA
- a CDS encoding ABC transporter ATP-binding protein has protein sequence MLSMKSVSKVFKTDLVETHALRDFNLEVNEGEFVAVTGPSGSGKTTFLNIAGLLEGFTHGDYFLDGINVSNLSDNKSAAVRNEKIGFIFQGFNLIPDLNLAENIEVPLRYRGFNGKERKRRVEQALEQVGLASRMKHLPTQLSGGQQQRVAIARALAGEPRFLLADEPTGNLDSLMARQVMELLENINQSGTTIIMVTHDPELARRAQRNIQIVDGQVCDFTMYQPHGVHSSSHDTASHASKNELDKLVANAKA, from the coding sequence ATGTTATCAATGAAGAGTGTGAGCAAGGTTTTTAAAACGGACCTCGTCGAAACCCATGCGCTGCGGGACTTTAATCTTGAAGTGAATGAAGGTGAGTTTGTCGCTGTTACTGGCCCATCGGGCTCGGGAAAAACTACCTTCCTTAATATTGCGGGTCTGCTTGAAGGCTTTACCCACGGCGACTATTTTCTCGATGGCATCAATGTCTCTAACCTCAGTGATAACAAGAGTGCTGCTGTACGTAACGAGAAAATCGGCTTTATTTTCCAAGGCTTTAACCTAATTCCTGACTTAAACCTCGCCGAGAACATCGAAGTACCACTGCGTTACCGTGGCTTTAACGGTAAGGAGCGTAAGCGCCGTGTCGAGCAGGCCTTAGAGCAGGTTGGTTTAGCCTCGCGGATGAAACATTTACCAACTCAACTATCGGGTGGTCAGCAGCAACGTGTGGCGATTGCCCGCGCCTTGGCCGGTGAGCCGCGATTCTTACTCGCCGACGAACCTACGGGTAACTTAGATAGTTTAATGGCCCGCCAAGTGATGGAATTATTAGAGAATATCAATCAGTCGGGCACAACGATCATCATGGTCACCCACGATCCTGAGCTCGCTCGCCGCGCCCAACGAAATATCCAGATTGTCGATGGTCAAGTGTGTGACTTTACTATGTATCAGCCCCATGGCGTCCACAGCAGTTCCCACGACACTGCCTCTCACGCTTCAAAGAATGAACTCGATAAATTAGTGGCTAACGCCAAGGCCTAG
- a CDS encoding efflux RND transporter periplasmic adaptor subunit — MIKDTSGQDVVLTPSTGQRLKLPVIVGCCTLLVSALVWASFGSSTATQSMSRADITTAKLYVGTLTRDVATSGKIVAANAPILYSTEEGTVTLLSNPGDTVNKGDLVAKLESPSLTNKLEQAKSLLVSMESALERGKLDARRTQLQVNQTLDMATVDLEAADRESRRGDLLIQSKLISEIDYEKAKDELHKAKLKFKHAEQEVALTKDTLTFELKNKALEVDRQALAVQELERQVEALNIKAPVGGIIGNWLTEQKTRLSANQPILTVVDLSAYEAELAVPESYADELGLGMEVELSFGELKLMGKLSSISPEVRNREVTTRVQFAQSDSLKLRQNQRISARILLDHRANVLMVKRGAFMNMGSEEAYQIDGDVATRRDIKLGSTSMSQVEVLEGGKAGDEWVISSLESFNHAEQVKLY, encoded by the coding sequence ATGATTAAAGATACCAGCGGCCAAGATGTGGTGCTGACACCATCGACCGGCCAACGCCTTAAACTACCTGTGATTGTGGGCTGCTGTACCCTATTAGTTAGCGCCTTAGTTTGGGCGAGTTTTGGAAGTTCAACTGCCACTCAATCGATGAGCCGCGCTGATATCACCACCGCCAAACTCTATGTCGGCACGCTTACCCGCGATGTGGCAACCTCTGGCAAGATTGTGGCCGCCAACGCCCCCATACTGTATAGCACCGAAGAAGGTACAGTGACTCTGCTTAGCAATCCGGGTGATACGGTGAATAAGGGGGATTTAGTTGCCAAACTCGAAAGCCCAAGCCTGACGAACAAACTCGAACAGGCCAAGTCTTTATTGGTCAGTATGGAAAGTGCGCTTGAGCGTGGCAAGTTAGATGCAAGACGCACTCAACTGCAGGTCAATCAAACCTTAGATATGGCCACTGTGGATTTAGAGGCGGCGGACCGCGAAAGCCGCCGTGGCGATCTGCTTATCCAAAGCAAACTCATCAGCGAAATCGATTACGAGAAAGCGAAGGATGAACTCCACAAGGCTAAGCTGAAGTTCAAGCATGCCGAGCAGGAAGTCGCGCTCACCAAAGATACACTCACCTTTGAATTAAAAAACAAAGCCCTCGAGGTCGACAGGCAAGCGTTAGCAGTACAAGAACTGGAACGTCAGGTCGAAGCCCTCAATATCAAGGCCCCAGTGGGTGGCATTATCGGTAACTGGTTAACCGAGCAAAAAACACGCTTAAGTGCTAATCAACCCATTCTCACCGTTGTGGATTTAAGTGCCTATGAGGCCGAGTTAGCTGTGCCAGAGTCCTACGCCGACGAACTGGGATTAGGCATGGAGGTTGAACTGAGTTTCGGCGAACTTAAGTTAATGGGTAAGTTGTCTTCTATTTCCCCCGAGGTACGTAATCGCGAGGTCACGACTCGGGTGCAGTTTGCTCAAAGTGACAGCCTGAAACTGCGTCAAAACCAACGTATTTCTGCCCGTATTTTATTAGACCACAGGGCCAATGTGCTGATGGTGAAACGGGGTGCCTTTATGAACATGGGGAGCGAAGAGGCCTATCAAATTGATGGTGATGTTGCGACCCGTCGTGACATTAAGCTTGGCAGCACCAGCATGAGTCAGGTGGAAGTACTCGAAGGCGGTAAAGCAGGGGATGAGTGGGTTATTTCAAGCCTCGAAAGCTTCAATCATGCCGAGCAAGTGAAGTTGTACTGA
- the pyrC gene encoding dihydroorotase, translating to MTTLTITRPDDWHIHLRDGAQLPDTVRDVSRYMGRAIVMPNLVPPAIDTETALAYYDRIKAQVGKGAQFEPLMVLYLTDKTSPDEIRKAKASGKIVAAKLYPAGATTNSDSGVTDLKNIYPALQAMQEVGMLFLVHGEVTDSSIDIFDREKVFIENTLSKIVTDFPDLKIVLEHITTKDAVDFVTSASDNVAATITAHHLLYNRNHMLAGGIRPHFYCLPILKRNIHQQALLAAAASGNKKFFLGTDSAPHAKDRKEAACGCAGSYTAHAAIELYAEAFESVNALDKLEAFASFNGPDFYNLPRNSDTITLVKKSWDVPATYPLGDTQVVPIRAGETIEWQVE from the coding sequence ATGACAACACTCACTATTACCCGCCCAGACGATTGGCACATCCACTTAAGAGACGGCGCACAACTTCCAGATACAGTGCGCGACGTTAGCCGCTATATGGGCCGCGCGATTGTGATGCCAAACCTAGTTCCCCCAGCCATAGATACTGAAACTGCGCTCGCCTATTACGATCGCATTAAGGCGCAAGTGGGTAAAGGCGCGCAGTTCGAACCGTTAATGGTGTTGTACCTGACTGACAAAACCAGTCCTGACGAAATCCGCAAGGCTAAAGCCTCGGGTAAGATTGTTGCCGCTAAGCTCTACCCTGCTGGCGCAACCACTAACTCAGATTCGGGTGTAACCGATTTGAAAAACATTTACCCAGCGCTGCAGGCAATGCAGGAAGTGGGCATGTTATTCTTGGTTCACGGTGAAGTGACTGATTCATCCATCGACATCTTCGATCGCGAAAAAGTGTTTATCGAAAATACCTTAAGCAAGATCGTTACCGATTTTCCCGATCTTAAGATTGTGCTCGAGCACATCACCACTAAGGATGCGGTCGACTTTGTGACGTCAGCTTCTGACAATGTGGCAGCAACTATTACCGCCCATCACCTGCTATATAACCGCAACCATATGCTCGCCGGTGGTATTCGCCCACACTTCTACTGTTTGCCAATTTTAAAACGTAACATCCACCAGCAAGCACTGCTCGCGGCTGCCGCCAGTGGCAACAAGAAATTCTTCCTAGGCACAGACTCTGCGCCACACGCGAAAGATCGCAAAGAAGCCGCCTGTGGCTGCGCAGGTTCTTACACCGCCCACGCGGCAATCGAGCTTTATGCCGAAGCCTTCGAATCGGTCAACGCTCTGGATAAACTCGAAGCCTTTGCCAGCTTCAACGGCCCAGATTTCTACAATCTGCCACGCAACAGCGACACTATCACGCTCGTGAAAAAATCATGGGATGTGCCAGCGACTTACCCATTAGGTGATACCCAAGTGGTCCCCATTCGCGCAGGCGAAACCATCGAATGGCAAGTTGAGTAA
- a CDS encoding pilus assembly PilX family protein, whose amino-acid sequence MQAKQKGAVLAIGLIFLLIITIIGVAGSGHSLLGERMAGNNKQISEAFMAAETGLVNAVTWLDNPDNEASWGEVDVSRSAINAIAVSAQSGSAARWQIDSLDFDDDEATIVSCGAINGSAVRRCISSTYIKGSGGGNLAAMNIIGNITDFKEANSANFTVTGGDGGPALATNSAANVTLITNKIPVNRMQNYVGGIKEVKFDDPFGDPEKMNQFIEGIKAQYDYLLINDPSKAGSIRIGNGNKMTFDLGTKASPKITYYEGDVTTSGNAAIGAGILVIVGNLTISGNILDFDGLIVVTGQSFTLNGGGSNNNNVIGAIVFANPVKTGDSWSFGEANATFDFTFNGGGNGKTAFTYDKQALSNAWALLSDGNAAKTLWQVDSSSSGAASKSKVTNWSAYTN is encoded by the coding sequence ATGCAAGCAAAACAAAAGGGAGCGGTTTTAGCCATAGGGCTGATATTTTTACTGATCATCACCATTATCGGCGTCGCAGGATCGGGGCATTCGCTTTTAGGTGAGCGTATGGCCGGTAATAACAAACAGATTTCTGAAGCTTTTATGGCCGCTGAAACCGGGCTCGTCAACGCGGTCACTTGGCTCGATAACCCAGATAATGAAGCATCATGGGGTGAGGTGGACGTGAGTCGAAGCGCCATCAATGCCATTGCCGTTTCAGCTCAAAGCGGCAGCGCTGCTCGTTGGCAAATAGACAGTTTGGACTTTGATGACGATGAGGCCACTATTGTCAGTTGTGGGGCTATTAATGGCTCAGCGGTGCGCCGTTGTATCTCCAGCACGTATATCAAAGGCTCCGGTGGTGGCAATCTGGCCGCTATGAATATTATTGGTAACATCACGGATTTTAAAGAGGCTAACAGCGCTAACTTCACTGTGACTGGTGGCGATGGCGGCCCCGCGCTAGCGACCAATTCGGCGGCGAATGTCACGCTCATTACCAACAAGATCCCAGTTAATAGAATGCAAAACTATGTCGGTGGTATCAAAGAAGTCAAATTCGACGATCCCTTTGGTGATCCTGAAAAAATGAACCAATTTATCGAAGGTATAAAAGCTCAATATGACTACTTGTTGATAAATGATCCCTCAAAGGCGGGGTCTATCAGGATTGGGAATGGTAATAAAATGACCTTTGATTTAGGTACTAAAGCATCACCCAAGATTACTTACTATGAGGGCGATGTGACAACGAGTGGTAATGCTGCCATAGGCGCAGGCATATTGGTTATCGTCGGGAATTTAACCATATCTGGTAACATTCTAGATTTTGATGGGCTTATTGTCGTCACGGGGCAGTCATTCACCCTTAATGGTGGTGGCAGCAATAACAATAACGTTATTGGAGCGATAGTGTTCGCTAACCCTGTTAAAACAGGCGATAGTTGGTCTTTTGGTGAAGCTAATGCCACCTTCGACTTTACGTTTAATGGTGGTGGTAACGGTAAAACTGCTTTTACCTATGATAAGCAAGCGCTGAGCAATGCGTGGGCCTTACTCAGTGATGGTAATGCAGCCAAGACACTTTGGCAGGTTGATAGTTCAAGCAGCGGTGCTGCGAGTAAAAGTAAAGTCACCAATTGGAGTGCTTATACCAATTAA
- a CDS encoding PilW family protein, with translation MHKIISLFNFNQANPNQVKAYQAGFTLIELMVSLTLGLVVMLGASQIFISVNKAYSETERFAQLQGDLSLISDMLASDVREASEVSIVPDANGNSILTLTLAAGDIVYTLASGNLNRTQAGVTETMTEQGASFTSECIASDLSASCTSPIMLKLAVGLNSKDGATTHVHLVEFNVAIRNNVLAVKFAS, from the coding sequence ATGCACAAAATCATTTCACTATTTAACTTCAATCAAGCTAATCCCAATCAAGTTAAAGCTTATCAAGCGGGGTTTACGCTCATTGAGTTGATGGTCAGCCTTACACTCGGGCTAGTCGTCATGCTGGGTGCATCGCAGATTTTTATCAGTGTGAATAAGGCTTATAGCGAAACGGAGCGGTTTGCCCAGTTGCAGGGCGATTTGTCACTTATCAGCGACATGCTCGCATCGGACGTACGAGAGGCCTCTGAGGTTAGCATTGTCCCCGATGCAAACGGCAACAGTATACTGACTCTGACATTAGCTGCTGGCGATATTGTTTATACCTTAGCTAGCGGTAATTTAAATCGCACTCAAGCTGGTGTAACTGAAACCATGACGGAACAAGGCGCGAGTTTTACGAGTGAATGTATTGCCTCAGATCTAAGTGCTTCGTGTACCAGCCCTATCATGCTTAAGCTTGCTGTCGGACTTAATTCAAAGGATGGCGCCACAACTCATGTTCACTTAGTCGAATTTAATGTCGCGATACGTAATAACGTGTTAGCGGTTAAGTTTGCCAGTTAG
- the pilV gene encoding type IV pilus modification protein PilV: protein MNKCKQKGFSLIEVLVTSFIVAFGILGMAALQLKSLQAAHSAYQRTIASVIAMDVVERLWANMAMDTQLDETELQEQSLAHWQQTTDSRQSLPGLGLTLTNTTGNTYVITVAWGESRFGANDVPSQFIYSVDLYPSS, encoded by the coding sequence ATGAACAAGTGTAAGCAAAAGGGATTTTCTCTAATAGAAGTCTTGGTGACTTCCTTTATTGTGGCCTTTGGGATTTTGGGGATGGCGGCTTTGCAGCTTAAGTCACTCCAGGCCGCGCATTCGGCTTATCAAAGAACAATCGCCAGTGTGATTGCAATGGATGTGGTTGAGCGTCTTTGGGCCAATATGGCCATGGATACTCAGCTTGACGAAACTGAGTTGCAGGAACAATCCCTCGCACACTGGCAGCAGACGACGGATAGCCGTCAGTCGTTACCCGGTTTGGGGCTCACGCTAACCAATACCACTGGTAATACCTATGTGATTACTGTGGCGTGGGGAGAGTCCCGCTTTGGGGCAAATGATGTGCCGTCGCAGTTTATCTACTCCGTCGATCTCTATCCCAGTAGTTGA
- a CDS encoding pilus assembly FimT family protein — translation MSTKKIQGFTLTELMVVVAIVAIIAGIAAPSFAAMIRENTARTQANELLALANFARSEAIKRQSDIQVAITSSGASGWKAQILSGTELLKEMDKSSSVVSVSAANLGFDMRGRRTSTNNCVSVSYSSYAKQLQVGLGGNLKVINGNCS, via the coding sequence ATGAGCACGAAAAAAATTCAAGGTTTTACCTTAACTGAACTTATGGTCGTTGTGGCCATAGTGGCAATCATAGCAGGCATTGCTGCCCCCTCATTTGCGGCCATGATCCGCGAAAATACCGCACGCACTCAGGCCAATGAATTATTGGCATTGGCGAATTTCGCTCGGTCAGAAGCGATCAAACGCCAATCCGATATTCAAGTTGCTATCACTTCCTCGGGTGCCTCTGGTTGGAAGGCTCAAATACTGTCTGGCACTGAGTTACTGAAGGAAATGGATAAGTCCAGCAGTGTAGTTAGCGTGAGTGCTGCCAACTTAGGTTTTGATATGCGCGGTCGGCGCACTAGTACGAATAACTGTGTCAGTGTCAGCTACAGCAGTTACGCAAAACAGTTACAGGTTGGACTCGGGGGAAACCTCAAAGTGATTAATGGCAACTGCTCATAG
- a CDS encoding type IV pilin protein, with amino-acid sequence MEITKIKINTGFTLIELMVAVAIVGILASIALPSYQEHVRNTRRIDARDALINAAQSLERQYTSTNAYTGGTITEDVAFSSPSGYYSVTATELTAGTYTLVSTANAPQDKDVACKTMIITHQGTKTPEACW; translated from the coding sequence ATGGAAATCACTAAGATCAAAATCAACACTGGATTTACGCTCATTGAATTGATGGTTGCCGTTGCAATAGTCGGCATTCTGGCCAGTATTGCGTTACCGTCTTATCAGGAGCATGTGCGTAACACCCGCAGGATTGATGCACGTGATGCATTGATTAATGCCGCCCAGAGTCTGGAGCGTCAATACACCTCAACCAATGCCTATACCGGTGGCACTATTACCGAAGATGTCGCGTTTTCCTCCCCTAGCGGTTACTACAGCGTGACGGCTACCGAACTCACCGCTGGGACTTATACCTTAGTCTCAACGGCTAATGCCCCCCAAGACAAAGACGTTGCCTGTAAAACCATGATTATCACCCACCAAGGCACAAAGACGCCTGAGGCCTGTTGGTAG
- a CDS encoding MAPEG family protein, which yields MNTLLICLFIAMLLPYLSKMPVAFAMAKAGGYDNNHPRSQQAQLTGFGARAVAGHQNAFESLLIFGLAVVTLIAAGKVNVTAEYFAIGHVLARVVYQVLYLMNLGTLRSLSWFAAIFCSFGVFFQAF from the coding sequence ATGAATACCCTACTGATTTGCCTCTTTATCGCCATGTTATTACCCTACCTCAGTAAAATGCCCGTGGCTTTTGCTATGGCTAAAGCGGGGGGGTATGACAATAATCATCCCCGCAGCCAGCAGGCACAGCTTACCGGTTTTGGTGCCAGAGCCGTGGCAGGGCACCAAAATGCTTTTGAGTCGTTACTCATTTTTGGTCTGGCTGTCGTGACGCTGATTGCAGCGGGTAAGGTTAATGTTACCGCTGAGTATTTTGCTATCGGGCATGTGCTAGCCAGAGTTGTTTATCAAGTGCTGTATCTGATGAACCTAGGAACATTGCGTTCATTGTCTTGGTTTGCGGCCATCTTCTGCTCATTTGGGGTGTTTTTCCAAGCCTTCTAG
- a CDS encoding cobalamin-binding protein encodes MLALSLSCIALPNTVNAEPAKRIVALSPHAVEMLYAIGAGDQIIAATDYADYPQAATKLPRVGGYYGVQIERIMELHPDLIVVWDSGNKAEDIHQLKSLGFTLYSSSPKTLESVANELEELGALTGHNAQAKEVAADYRKQLQNLRDENAVKSRPKVFYQLWSTPLMTVSKNSWIQQIIDVCHGENVFYSAASDYPQVSIENVLLTMPEVILRSEEEGNIQGMDWSQWGEIPAVKNQQIYQLNADLLHRATPRALLGVNALCETLDNARGHEKQ; translated from the coding sequence ATGTTGGCCCTTAGTTTAAGCTGCATTGCATTGCCAAACACAGTAAATGCTGAGCCTGCGAAGCGAATAGTGGCACTTTCACCCCACGCCGTTGAAATGCTTTATGCCATAGGTGCGGGTGATCAAATTATCGCGGCCACCGATTATGCTGATTACCCTCAAGCCGCGACCAAATTGCCACGGGTAGGCGGTTATTACGGGGTGCAAATTGAGCGCATTATGGAGCTGCATCCTGACCTGATTGTGGTTTGGGATAGCGGCAATAAGGCCGAAGATATTCATCAGCTTAAATCCCTTGGCTTTACACTCTACAGCAGTTCACCTAAGACCCTTGAGAGTGTTGCCAATGAACTCGAAGAGTTAGGCGCGTTAACGGGACATAATGCACAAGCTAAGGAAGTGGCCGCAGATTATCGCAAGCAGTTACAAAATCTTAGGGATGAAAATGCCGTTAAATCCAGACCTAAAGTATTTTATCAGCTTTGGTCAACACCCTTAATGACGGTCTCTAAAAACAGTTGGATCCAACAAATTATTGATGTCTGCCATGGGGAAAACGTCTTCTATAGTGCGGCGAGTGATTATCCTCAAGTGAGTATAGAGAACGTGCTGTTGACCATGCCTGAGGTAATCCTTCGCAGCGAGGAGGAGGGCAATATTCAGGGAATGGATTGGAGTCAATGGGGCGAAATTCCTGCCGTTAAAAATCAACAAATCTATCAACTCAATGCAGACCTTTTACACAGAGCAACTCCAAGGGCGCTGCTGGGGGTTAATGCGCTATGCGAAACCTTGGATAACGCTAGGGGGCATGAAAAACAATAA
- the cobO gene encoding cob(I)yrinic acid a,c-diamide adenosyltransferase translates to MEQPSDNSEQKAERHKARQQKLKAGVDAKIAAAQDEKGILLVLTGNGKGKSTAGFGTVARAVGHGHKAAVVQFIKGTWECGERKLLEGAGVAFEVMGTGFTWETQDREKDTAAALKAWEVAEQWLKDESIQCLLLDELTYMVSYHYLDLERVLTALKERPPMQHVIITGRACHRAIIELADTVSEVQPIKHAFEAGIKAQPGFDY, encoded by the coding sequence ATGGAACAGCCAAGCGATAACTCAGAACAAAAGGCTGAGCGCCACAAAGCGCGCCAGCAAAAACTTAAAGCTGGGGTCGATGCTAAAATTGCTGCCGCCCAGGATGAAAAGGGCATTTTGTTGGTGCTTACTGGTAACGGTAAGGGTAAATCCACCGCAGGTTTTGGCACTGTTGCCCGCGCCGTTGGGCATGGGCATAAAGCCGCTGTGGTGCAATTTATTAAGGGCACTTGGGAGTGTGGCGAGCGAAAACTACTTGAAGGTGCAGGGGTTGCCTTTGAAGTCATGGGAACAGGTTTTACCTGGGAAACCCAAGATAGGGAAAAGGATACCGCAGCCGCGCTTAAGGCATGGGAAGTCGCCGAGCAATGGCTTAAGGATGAGAGTATCCAATGCCTGCTTCTCGATGAACTGACTTATATGGTGAGTTACCACTACCTAGATCTAGAGCGGGTGCTCACAGCCCTAAAAGAACGTCCACCGATGCAGCATGTCATTATTACTGGCCGCGCTTGTCATCGCGCCATCATCGAACTTGCCGACACCGTTAGCGAAGTGCAGCCGATTAAGCATGCCTTCGAGGCGGGAATTAAGGCGCAGCCCGGTTTTGATTACTAG